From Daphnia pulicaria isolate SC F1-1A chromosome 4, SC_F0-13Bv2, whole genome shotgun sequence, one genomic window encodes:
- the LOC124336856 gene encoding HEAT repeat-containing protein 1-like yields MTSLSRQLRKLAAPQTSLLKLDKKKPSLLFDPLEAANLDRDAVYEIGLSGLEDLEKLDIRFREFRNSLYSLTSKQFERSVHTVAVNAKINEEIERFLVLLSPYFTLRSSQKALEWLVNRYHIHQFNINALIMCVLPFHDTNIFVRAIQLIGLKNQFGQWNWLRPLQKPGVPLPKNTLLNRCVKDLGLIKLICANLEKAITIHSEKPSVLNIYIAFFTTTMIGMVEQSNGISEEQLAILLPSLLNGLVSKFADLIAGCYMIIAQLNRKANLNQRVVEDLALCILKGMIPALSSEAITLLIVLWDKQKDRVFNVNHMRNCIEFLKSNAEFLPSIGILASCYQVSSFVSPVIQGFVMELGMAVKDSRFNKLSQFLTKLVEEVRFIGKDPIIIVKSFVIGYLEAIDKIEASQKLKLQIVISAVLDRLEKQYPIDFEKALHLAMIENAENEIRKEELGKLLGASWDVEHTSLFLKLNHNSAQVRLEAIRSVVQAIHQKKIRNMSFAVSSIVERLTDSDAQVVSEVLLLGKTLLTILPSDRQFSILLAALGNGQPQYSENWNSVRLELIKLLGSKVCVDKLSEDELVELFLALLPFLFATNTADLTLTKAIVASDLKTHSPMLQVLATKINSQQRNNDSKLPKIELSASSLHEALRQVKPFSNEQLNIKVFQRMLDCIRDSSTHSSLSLPVIFVVAALIQGESELLKATKMATRFVDVLFGMIESARVKRKYKEEGKQGNTRIHAMLLQARGGSIAHDALIYGAMEVFAALTIEYSKMEGQQWAALANTDDPADASMLFLLSLFRFLVFGLTSGSSALFQTSFQTFFGKMIQTKSRLFFLSLVWNSPHADDSLKVVALKMGAIYLEQDPTRNTWAIEYNSSVVPQLLCCLTSPNSHIREHALAIFKVLASSFSTSTKTYGPLIVEFHESAEEMKIDEEQVKVVVSRHLSKKAALPSSTALFKLIVSAEVPDYVKQGLLKALEQVNSTSILTDLLPLIVELINKMDSPLGVIQSNVLTMLLERFNPVTAPLIATNEGWNCFQKALRSPTNAIITGEEVFLSPQDIIIEVITKDFFKALPSQPIKLKIFDELLEIIINTDKTVTARQARRALKRISFDATLLITQLQFKSQPSEPTGIKGKELRGRRPRQPSLRPSQCLLWNRILAVLEMLQVKREISKIHLLIAPLFDLLKICLDEEEQVSLEYSKQLILSCLLSCCQKLSPGDSVKLASEFNTGLIVQCIRVSNNPQTHHQALLLLSLAAQLFPSHVLHNIMAIFTFMGTSVLRQDDAYSFQVIAKTLESVIPTLIEASMKTAVEPVVTTVIHVFADALPEVPEHRRIPVFDKLLTTLDPEIYLWLAPTLILSNMATQGSRLGRGLVKEDDKDRIVPDVEFSLNVCHLYKPQVQLNACIRMIEYLQSLPVEKDERRRLTRNEDKDMTEGSTPFSLDVHSTRQLCHFKLLLVNFISTLLSSNRLVAQLVELDDSEKPSLEKLYQKLVETALEYTQSVSRQVDLPLKVTSAEQGPNPKFWRALLHRSYDVIDRINSLLPRTMFISVVHTLLSHPIPSIRRRAMELLSAKLQHQSNFFAVTQDQSVLLQLIPSLTAIASGQGSNEEEALNQQTAFFTLKLLCRCMGPSASSSFRPVLDVVVETISPSKTTSSTVLASAFLCLAELIQNMGVQSLPHLPRYGANIVSRLGDISSIESHDLLLLSVVTAVYKLVETLPQFLVPYLPPILKQICYLSAKQPVTEKPSQLQSRLQSIRHSLATASVPRSLVNSVTQVYAEVTMIESGTFVPTLSIAPLMSILSESFAAMSSEELTIQLPALTNFFIKALDTRSSLSVQKATIEQMNAAEEPVVSALVSLVLKLSEASFRPLFFQLYDWATRVTDMRKERLVTFYNLTMQIAEKLKGLFVVFAGHFIRNAAQVIIDTNFTQKGSLPFKGPHAEGNTLMLLEYVLRCLYRVCLHDNENFINKERFETLMEPLVDQLENQLGEDDVVNRRVKDLLVPLLAQMAVAASDDYLWKALHYQLLLKTRSNSPHVRLGSLSGLSALVEKLGEDYLALLPEAIPFLAELLEDDVNEVEVAAQTTIANMENMLGEPLQKYF; encoded by the exons atgacaagTTTATCACGTCAACTTCGAAAGCTCGCAGCTCCTCAGACTTCTCTCCTAAAACTCGACAAAAAGAAACCTTCGCTCCTTTTTGATCCTCTTGAAGCAGCAAATTTAGACAGAGATGCAGTTTACGAAATCG GATTGTCTGGTCTTGAAGACCTGGAGAAATTGGACATTAGGTTCAGAGAGTTTCGTAATTCTCTGTACTCTCTCACTTCCAAACAGTTTGAGCGGTCAGTCCATACAGTTGCCGTTAATGCTAAAATCAATGAAGAAATTGAAAGGTTCCTAGTTCTTTTATCTCCCTATTTCACCCTGAGGAGTTCACAGAAAGCACTGGAGTGGCTTGTTAATCGCTATCACATCCATCAGTTTAACATCAATGCCTTAATTATGTGTGTGTTGCCTTTTCATGacacaaacatttttgttcgTGCTATTCAATTGATTGGATTGAAGAATCAGTTTGGTCAATGGAACTGGCTTCGTCCCCTTCAAAAACCAGGAGTTCCGTTGCCAAAAAACACACTTTTGAATCGTTGTGTTAAAGATTTGGGACTCATCAAACTCATTTGTGCAAATTTGGAGAAAGCCATTACGATTCACTCGGAAAAACCATCCGTCCTGAACATTTACATTGCATTTTTCACCACGACAATGATTGGTATGGTGGAGCAGTCAAACGGAATCAGCGAAGAGCAATTAGCTATTCTCCTCCCATCTCTTCTAAATGGACTTGTGAGCAAGTTTGCCGATCTTATCGCTGGCTGCTACATGATAATCGCTCAACTGAATAGGAAAGCAAATTTGAATCAAAGAGTTGTTGAAGATTTGGCTCTATGCATTTTAaaa ggcATGATTCCTGCTTTATCTTCTGAAGCAATAACGCTGCTTATCGTGTTATGGGATAAACAAAAGGACCGCGTTTTCAACGTCAATCACATGCGAAACTGCATCGAATTTCTTAAATCAAATGCAGAATTCCTTCCATCGATTGGAATTCTTGCCTCTTGTTATCAGGTGTCTTCTTTTGTATCGCCAGTGATACAAGGTTTTGTTATGGAACTAGGAATGGCGGTTAAAGACTCCCGCTTCAACAAACTTTCTCagtttttaacaaaattgGTCGAAGAAGTTCGTTTTATCGGAAAGGACCCAATCATTATTGTCAA ATCTTTTGTTATTGGATACTTGGAAGCTATAGACAAGATTGAAGCATCTCAAAAACTGAAGCTCCAAATAGTGATCTCTGCTGTACTTGATCGTCTTGAGAAACAATATCcgattgattttgaaaaagctcTTCATCTAGCGATGATTGAAAATGCAGAGAATGAAATCCGCAAAGAAGAACTAGGCAAATTGTTAGGGGCAAGTTGGGATGTGGAACACACATCACTCTTTCTGAAATTGAATCACAATTCAGCTCAAGTCAGACTAGAGGCTATTCGATCAGTGGTTCAGGCAATACACCAAAAAAAG atacGCAATATGAGTTTTGCCGTCTCCAGTATTGTTGAGAGACTCACCGACAGCGACGCACAGGTGGTTAGTGAAGTACTTCTCCTTGGAAAAACTCTACTCACTATCCTTCCAAGCGATAGGCAGTTTTCTATATTACTGGCTGCTCTTGGTAATGGTCAACCACAATACAGTGAAAACTGGAATTCA GTTCGTCTTGAGCTGATCAAGTTGCTCGGCAGCAAAGTTTGTGTCGACAAGCTAAGTGAAGATGAGTTAGTTGAACTCTTCTTGGCACTCTTACCTTTCCTCTTTGCCACCAATACTGCTGATTTGACATTAACGAAGGCAATCGTCGCATCAGATTTAAAAACGCATTCTCCGATGCTACAAGTTCTTGCCACAA AAATTAATTCCCAACAGAGAAACAATGACAGCAAATTGCCAAAGATCGAACTCTCCGCCAGCAGCCTGCACGAAGCCTTGCGCCAAGTCAAGCCGTTTTCCAATGAACAGTTAAACATTAAGGTGTTTCAACGAATGCTGGATTGCATTAGGGATTCATCGACACATTCATCGCTATCTCTCCCGGTTATTTTTGTCGTCGCTGCGCTCATCCAAGGCGAGTCGGAGTTATTGAAAGCCACTAAAATGGCTACTCGTTTTGTTGACGTTCTTTTTGGGATGATAGAAAGCGCTAgg gTGAAGCGGAAATACAAAGAAGAGGGGAAACAAGGAAATACGCGAATTCACGCGATGCTTCTTCAGGCTCGTGGTGGATCAATAGCTCATGACGCACTAATCTATGGTGCCATGGAAGTATTTGCCGCTCTTACAATTGAATACTCGAAAATGGAAGGACAACAGTGGGCGGCCCTGGCCAATACGGATGATCCTGCCGATGCCAGCATGCTGTTCCTGCTGAGTTTGTTTCGATTCTTGGTGTTTGGACTGACGTCAGGTTCATCCGCACTGTTCCAGACATCCTTTCAGACCTTTTTTGGTAAAATGATACAAACAAAGAGCAGACTGTTCTTTCTCAGCCTCGTATGGAACAGTCCGCATGCGGATGATTCGCTGAAGGTAGTTGCGTTAAAAATGGGCGCGATATACCTAGAACAGGACCCTACCAGAAACACTTGGGCTATCGAATACAACTCGTCTGTCGTCCCCCAACTTCTTTGCTGCTTGACGTCACCGAACTCTCACATCCGGGAGCATGCTTTGGCCATTTTCAAAGTACTTGCATCATCTTTCTCAACCTCGACGAAAACCTACGGCCCGCTTATCGTAGAGTTCCATGAATCAgcggaagaaatgaaaattgacgAAGAGCAAGTTAAAGTCGTTGTGTCTAGGCATTTATCTAAAAAGGCTGCTTTACCATCATCAACGGCATTGTTCAAGTTGATCGTCTCCGCAGAAGTTCCCGACTACGTTAAACAAGGACTGTTGAAGGCCCTTGAGCAAGTGAACTCTACAAGCATTTTGACGGACTTGCTGCCTCTGATTGttgaattaattaacaaaatgGACTCACCGCTCGGAGTAATTCAATCGAATGTTCTGACTATGCTTTTGGAAAGATTCAATCCCGTAACAGCTCCACTTATCGCCACAAATGAAGGATGGAACTGTTTCCAGAAG GCACTTCGTTCACCTACTAATGCCATCATTACAGGAGAGGAAGTATTTCTGTCCCCTCAGGATATCATCATCGAGGTCATAACCAAAGACTTTTTCAAAGCTCTGCCTTCTCAGCCCATCAAACTGAAGATTTTTGATGAGCTATTAGAAATCATCATAAACACCGACAAAACCGTTACAGCTAGACAAGCACGAAGAGCGTTAAAACGAATTTCGTTCGACGCCACATTGTTGATCACACAACTTCAATTCAAGTCCCAGCCCAGCGAACCG ACGGGAATAAAAGGAAAGGAACTTAGAGGACGTCGCCCACGCCAACCCTCGTTGAGACCTAGCCAGTGTCTTCTTTGGAACCGAATTCTGGCCGTGCTGGAAATGCTGCAAGTCAAGAGAGAGATTTCTAAGATTCATTTGCTCATTGCTCCCCTGTTTGATTTGCTGAAAATTTGTCTGGACGAGGAAGAGCAAGTTTCATTGGAATACTCAAAGCAGTTGATCCTTTCGTGTCTGCTGAGCTGTTGTCAAAAACTTTCTCCAG gAGATAGCGTGAAACTAGCCTCTGAATTCAACACTGGATTGATTGTACAGTGCATCCGTGTCTCGAACAATCCGCAGACACACCACCAGGCCTTACTATTGCTTTCTTTGGCTGCCCAGCTTTTCCCAAGCCACGTCTTGCACAACATTATGGCCATTTTCACTTTCATGGGTACATCCGTTTTGCGTCAGGACGATGCTTACAGCTTCCAGGTGATAGCGAAAACCCTCGAATCCGTCATACCAACGCTCATCGAGGCTTCGATGAAAACGGCAGTAGAACCAGTTGTGACGACTGTCATTCACGTGTTTGCTGACGCTCTTCCGGAAGTCCCAGAGCACCGAAGAATTCCCGTTTTTGACAAGCTGTTGACGACGTTGGATCCAGAAATTTATTTGTGGCTGGCACCTACACTCATCCTGTCGAACATGGCCACTCAAGGATCACGTCTGGGAAGAGGATTGGTCAAAGAAGATGATAAAGACCGAATCGTTCCTGATGTAGAGTTCTCTCTGAATGTCTGTCACTTGTACAAGCCACAAGTTCAACTGAACGCATGCATCCGTATGATTGAGTACTTGCAATCGTTGCCAGTCGAGAAAGACGAACGACGTCGGCTGACAAGAAACGAAGACAAGGATATGACGGAAGGAAGCACACCTTTCAGTCTCGACGTTCACAGCACTCGTCAACTGTGCCACTTCAAGTTACTGCTGGTCAATTTCATTTCGACGCTCCTTTCATCTAATCGATTAGTCGCCCAGCTGGTGGAGTTGGATGACTCGGAGAAGCCATCATTAGAGAAACTCTACCAGAAACTAGTTGAAACGGCTTTGGAGTACACTCAGTCCGTGTCGCGTCAAGTGGATCTTCCACTCAAAGTAACCTCGGCCGAACAGGGTCCGAACCCGAAATTTTGGCGAGCTTTATTGCATCGTTCCTATGACGTCATTGACCG gaTTAATAGTTTACTACCCCGCACCATGTTCATCTCCGTGGTGCACACTTTACTGTCCCACCCTATTCCATCGATTCGACGTCGTGCCATGGAACTCCTCAGCGCAAAATTGCAGCACCAGTCGAACTTCTTCGCTGTGACCCAGGATCAATCGGTGCTTCTGCAGTTGATCCCTTCATTGACCGCCATCGCCAGCGGACAAGGATCGAACGAAGAGGAAGCCCTGAATCAACAAACGGCTTTTTTCACCCTCAAATTGTTGTGCCGCTGCATGGGGCCGTCGGCCAGCTCTTCATTCCGCCCAGTTTTGGATGTCGTGGTTGAAACTATTTCACCGAGTAAAACAACTTCGTCCACTGTCCTGGCGTCGGCATTCCTCTGCTTGGCTGAGCTTATTCAAAATATGGGCGTACAGTCTCTACCACATCTTCCACGCTACGGTGCCAACATTGTTTCCCGCTTAGGAGATATCTCCAGCATCGAAAGCCACGACCTGCTGTTGCTCAGCGTCGTAACGGCCGTTTACAAACTGGTCGAAACTTTACCCCAGTTTCTTGTTCCCTATCTGCCTCCCATTCTGAAACAG ATTTGCTACCTATCAGCCAAACAACCCGTTACAGAAAAACCATCACAATTGCAATCGCGGCTTCAAAGTATTCGGCACTCCCTAGCAACGGCCAGTGTACCTCGGTCGTTAGTGAATAGCGTCACTCAAGTATACGCCGAGGTGACCATGATCGAAAGCGGAACTTTTGTTCCGACACTTTCCATTGCTCCTTTGATGTCGATCCTGTCTGAAAGTTTTGCTGCCATGAGCTCCGAAGAGTTGACTATTCAACTTCCCGCTTTGACGAATTTCTTCATCAAGGCGTTAGATACTCGATCGTCCCTGAGTGTTCAAAAAGCAACTATTGAACAGATGAATGCTGCGGAAGAGCCTGTCGTCTCGGCTCTAGTGTCCCTGGTACTTAAACTCTCAGAGGCCAGTTTCCGGCCTCTATTCTTCCAGCTGTACGACTGGGCTACCCGGGTTACGGATATGAGGAAAGAGCGTCTCGTTACGTTCTACAACTTGACGATGCAGATTGCCGAAAAATTGAAGGGTCTCTTTGTCGTCTTTGCCGGCCACTTTATCCGGAATGCAGCCCAGGTGATTATCGACACCAACTTCACTCAGAAGGGATCCTTACCATTCAAGGGACCCCATGCCGAAG